A genomic window from Gossypium hirsutum isolate 1008001.06 chromosome D12, Gossypium_hirsutum_v2.1, whole genome shotgun sequence includes:
- the LOC121224125 gene encoding photosystem II protein D1-like — MTAILKRRENESLWGRFCNWITSTENRRYIRGFGVLVIPNLLTSTSVFIIAFIAAPPVYIDGICEPVSGSLLYGNNIISGAIIHTSTTIGLHFYLIWEAASVDEWLYNGGPSYELLVLHFLLGVACYMGRKWELSFRLGMRPWIAVAYLAHVTATTVVFLIYPIGQGSFSDGMPLGISGTFNFMIVFQAEHNILIHSFHMLGVAGAFGGSLFSAMHGSLVTSSLIRETTENESANEGYRFGQEEET; from the coding sequence ATGACTGCAATTTTAAAGAGACGCGAAAACGAAAGCCTATGGGGTCGCTTCTGTAACTGGATAACCAGCACTGAAAACCGTCGTTACATCAGAGGGTTTGGTGTTTTGGTGATCCCTAACTTATTGACCTCAACTTCTGTATTTATTATCGCCTTCATTGCTGCTCCTCCAGTATATATTGATGGTATTTGTGAACCTGTTTCTGGATCTTTACTTTACGGAAACAATATTATTTCTGGTGCCATTATTCATACTTCTACAACTATAGGTTTGCACTTTTACCTGATCTGGGAAGCGGCATCTGTTGATGAATGGTTATACAATGGCGGCCCTAGTTATGAGTTACTTGTTTTACATTTCTTACTTGGTGTAGCTTGTTACATGGGTCGTAAGTGGGAACTTAGTTTCCGTCTGGGTATGCGCCCTTGGATCGCTGTTGCATATTTAGCTCATGTTACAGCTACTACCGTTGTTTTCTTGATCTATCCAATTGGTCAAGGAAGTTTTTCTGATGGTATGCCCCTAGGAATCTCTGGCACTTTCAACTTCATGATTGTATTCCAGGCTGAACACAACATCCTTATACATTCGTTTCACATGTTAGGCGTAGCTGGTGCATTCGGCGGCTCCCTATTCAGTGCTATGCATGGTTCCTTGGTAACTTCTAGCTTGATCAGGGAAACCACAGAAAATGAATCTGCTAATGAAGGTTACAGATTCGGTCAAGAGGAAGAAACTTAA
- the LOC107948163 gene encoding transcription repressor MYB6, giving the protein MGRAPCCSKVGLHRGPWTPREDTLLVKYIQAHGEGHWRSLPKKAGLLRCGKSCRLRWMNYLRPDIKRGNITPDEEDLIIRLHSLLGNRWSLIAGRLPGRTDNEIKNYWNTHLSKRLLSQGTDPTTHKKLPPDNPVVVLVPKKKRKNKSTKPTEQEKPKIHLPKPIRFTSSVCTTKSSSQGGENGQVLVPWSKYINDDENRTGFLCYNDDHDLINSSDFECQSHHDHDHDHVLGAEGDSNDSLEKIYEEYLQLLKTNEDQVQLDSFAESLLI; this is encoded by the exons ATGGGAAGGGCTCCTTGTTGCTCTAAAGTTGGGTTACACAGAGGTCCATGGACACCTAGAGAAGACACATTGCTTGTCAAGTACATTCAAGCTCATGGCGAAGGTCACTGGCGATCCCTCCCTAAGAAAGCCG GGCTACTTAGGTGTGGAAAGAGTTGCAGGCTGAGATGGATGAACTATTTGAGACCGGATATCAAAAGAGGGAACATAACACCCGACGAGGAAGACCTCATCATCCGATTACATTCACTCCTCGGCAACCGTTGGTCTCTCATCGCCGGAAGGCTTCCGGGTCGAACCGATAACGAGATTAAAAACTATTGGAACACCCATCTAAGCAAACGTTTATTAAGCCAAGGAACCGATCCGACCACCCACAAAAAACTACCACCGGATAACCCGGTTGTCGTCCTTGTCCcgaagaagaaaaggaagaacAAATCTACAAAACCAACCGAGCAAGAAAAACCCAAAATCCATCTCCCAAAACCCATTAGATTTACATCTTCAGTGTGTACCACTAAGTCTTCGAGCCAAGGAGGTGAAAATGGACAAGTCCTCGTCCCATGGTCCAAATACATCAATGATGATGAAAACCGAACTGGGTTTTTATGTTATAATGACGATCATGATCTTATCAACAGCTCAGATTTCGAGTGCCAGTCTCATCATGATCATGACCATGATCATGTACTAGGTGCTGAAGGTGACAGTAATGATTCACTAGAGAAGATATATGAAGAGTACCTGCAGCTGTTGAAGACGAATGAAGATCAAGTACAGTTGGATTCTTTTGCTGAATCATTACTGATATGA